A stretch of Mobula birostris isolate sMobBir1 chromosome 2, sMobBir1.hap1, whole genome shotgun sequence DNA encodes these proteins:
- the rh50 gene encoding rh50-like protein, whose translation MSAVRCRLPFLVIFLEGILLVLIALFVTYDDHSDAAAQGNETDHSRNQLYAIFPVFQDIQVMIFVGFGLLMGFLKKYGYGGIAFTFMIAVFSVQWALLVQGWFYHFYEGKIHIGVYNLLTAEAVCATVMISFGAVLGKTSPVQILILALLEVPIFTATEWIIIELLKIKDVGGSITIHLFACYFGLSVTTVLYRPGLKDGHKDEGPDYNSDKLAMLGTLLLWVFWPSFNSVFASTGDGQHRAVLHTYIGLSSCTLTTFAISSLLDKRGKINIAHIQNAALAGGVAVGSAADMMVTPAGAFTLGCIASVLCTLGFKYLSPFLAKRLKIQDVCGINNLHGIPGFIGAIGGIVTILLTSDEMYGHGLYDTFPERVPKQGDVRLAELVRVLPQLKAGSGRTAWDQAQYQLAAMGVCLGIAVLGGTITGFILKLPCLAQPKDEYCFNDGPYFEMPEVEEKEEFEFSDKNNANNDQRLKFPV comes from the coding sequence ATGTCCGCTGTACGGTGCCGACTGCCCTTCCTAGTAATATTCCTGGAAGGGATTTTACTTGTGCTGATCGCACTGTTTGTGACTTATGATGACCACTCCGATGCTGCCGCCCAGGGCAATGAGACTGATCACAGCCGTAACCAACTCTATGCAATCTTCCCTGTTTTCCAAGACATCCAGGTGATGATCTTTGTGGGCTTTGGACTCCTCATGGGCTTCCTAAAGAAGTACGGTTACGGAGGAATCGCCTTCACTTTTATGATAGCGGTGTTTTCCGTTCAGTGGGCTCTGCTAGTGCAAGGCTGGTTCTATCACTTCTACGAGGGCAAGATCCACATCGGGGTATACAACCTGCTGACGGCTGAAGCCGTCTGTGCCACTGTCATGATCTCCTTCGGAGCCGTGCTCGGCAAAACCAGCCCCGTGCAGATCCTCATTCTAGCTCTTCTGGAAGTCCCAATATTCACTGCAACCGAGTGGATTATTATAGAACTGCTAAAAATCAAGGACGTCGGGGGGTCTATCACCATCCACTTGTTTGCTTGCTATTTCGGGCTAAGTGTCACCACGGTGTTATACAGACCTGGTTTAAAAGACGGGCACAAGGACGAGGGCCCAGACTATAACTCCGATAAATTGGCCATGCTGGGGACCCTGTTGCTCTGGGTCTTCTGGCCAAGTTTTAACTCAGTCTTTGCATCGACTGGAGACGGCCAACATCGCGCTGTGCTCCACACTTACATAGGGCTCAGCTCGTGTACCCTCACCACCTTCGCTATATCCAGCCTACTGGACAAGCGCGGCAAAATTAACATCGCTCATATCCAGAACGCTGCCTTGGCCGGTGGCGTGGCGGTGGGCTCTGCTGCTGATATGATGGTCACTCCAGCCGGGGCATTCACCTTAGGTTGCATCGCTTCCGTCCTCTGCACGTTGGGATTTAAATACTTGTCACCCTTCCTGGCAAAAAGACTCAAAATCCAAGACGTATGTGGTATCAATAACCTGCACGGCATTCCCGGCTTCATAGGGGCGATAGGCGGCATTGTGACTATCCTATTGACAAGTGATGAGATGTACGGCCACGGCTTGTATGATACCTTCCCCGAAAGAGTCCCCAAGCAAGGCGACGTGAGGTTGGCCGAACTGGTCCGGGTGCTGCCGCAACTGAAGGCTGGAAGTGGGCGAACCGCATGGGACCAAGCACAGTATCAACTAGCGGCAATGGGTGTGTGTTTAGGCATCGCTGTCCTGGGAGGGACCATCACCGGCTTCATACTGAAACTACCCTGCCTAGCCCAGCCAAAAGACGAGTATTGCTTCAACGACG